The nucleotide window GGATGGGTTGAGCAAAAAGGAGCCGTCGGGTTGGGGAAACTGCCGGGTCAGAGGGGTTCGCTGGCGTGCGAACGTCCCGTCGGGTTGCTCCAGCCAGGTCGCCGCGAAGTCACTGGCCAGGAAGCCGCCCCAGGGGGTGGGAACGAGGTCGGAAACCGGGCCCGCCAGTGGCGCATGCAGCCGCCAGTCCGGATCGGCACGGCCATCTGTGGACAAACGGCGCACGGAGTTCGCATCCGGCAGATGGAGGTAGTTCCCGACAACCACGAGGAATGCGTGGGGTCCCCGATGCTCGTCGCCGGGGGAAAACCCGGAATCCAAGATTCCGGATCCGGCGTTCGAGGTAAGGGAAGGCGTCAGGACGAGACCTGTGGCGGCGAGGATCCGAAGCAAAATCCGCCATGGGTTGAGGTTGCGGGAGGTTTTCACAGGAGATGGATTTTCAGGATTGCAGTAGTAAACGGTAGGTCTGGAGATCCGGTGTTTGCAATGATAAACTTCCCTTCATGAGTTAGCCGTGGATGTCCAGGGCCCCGGGTTCAGCGGGCTTTCCGTCTGATCGAAATGCCGATACGGTGCCGTCATGAAACCATCGGCGCGCGACGAGCTTCTGAGGCGGATCTGGATTGACCCGGGCCGCTGCGGCGGCAAGCCCTGCATCCGGGGGCACCGCATTTGGGTTTCGCTGATTCTTGACTTGCTGGCGTCCGGCAGTCCCGTCGAAGAGATCCTCAAGGACTACCCTGGCCTTGAGCGCGAGGACATCCGTGCATGCCTTGCCTACGGCTCGGAGATGACTCGGGAGCGCTACGTGGAGATCGCCTTGGAAGGGCACGCGTGAAGTTGAAACTCGACGAGAATCTTGGCGAACGTGGTCGGGCGGTTCTTTCCCAAGCCGGTCACGACGTAGTCACGGTGGTGGAACAGGGTATGGCGGCCGGACTACAAAGCCTCCCACGGAGGCTGGGGAAATCTGGCGAACGTCGTTCAGCGCTGCGATTCCAACGTCATCAACTGAAAGAGAGGGCTGGCCTCCGGAAGCGATTCCCTGGCCTTGGTAATGGCATCGGAAAGTTTGGCGGCTTCGAGTTGCCCGGCACCGCCCACGGTGTCCTTCACGATCTGATCGGCAGCCGACGTCGCATCGTCCGTGGACGGTTCCAGGAGGGGCAGCTCACCCAGCACGATCTGCCAGTTGTTCAGGATCCGCCACGCCTGGTACGACCAATACTGGCGGACTTCGGGCGGCGTTACCGGGCTCACCAGGTCCTTCGCGTCTGCCATGGCGACCAGGGCCGTCCTGAAACGGGACTCATACTGCGGATAGCTGGCGCGGACATCCTCCCGGCCTCCGGCCTCCAGGCGCTGCTTGACCCGGGAGTCCTCCACCAACCCGGGCACCATGGTGAGGATTACGGCGTCGCGGGAGTGATTCCACCGCCCGTCGTTGGGGTCCAACCGCTCCAGAGCCGTCTGGCCACGGGACACGCTTTCCAGGGCGTTTGTGAATTCCCCGCCGCGCCATTGGGAAACGGCCCGCAGAGTCCACGCGTTGGGTTGCAGGCGGGGATCCAGCGTGGCGATGAAATCTGGTGTCAGCTCACCGGCCACCTCCCGATACTGGTGGGCTGGCTCGATGAAGGGATCCGCAAAGCGCTGGTTGTCGGCCTGAACCGCCTTCTCAAACCGGTTCTGGACATCGCGATACTTCAGGGTGGAGCAGCCGGTCAGGACCGCCATGCCGGCGACGAGCGCGAGCTTGAGAAACGCCGGGAAACGAATCGGATTCATGATTGAATGAGGTTGAAGTTGCGGCTCGGGGTGCGGAATCAGGCCTGGCGCAAACTGGCCAGGGCGGCGGCCTTCACCTCGGCGGCATCCTCCAGGGAGAGGTCGTCCCAAAGGACCGCGTGCAGCAGGGCCTCCGCGACTGTCGGAAGATTGGCCCCATTGATCCGGCCGGAGAGGGCGCCCCGTGCGAGTTGGAGGGTCCGGGAAAGGGTTTCGCCGACGAGGGCGGGACGGCTCTCGATGAACGTCTGGAGGTTCGCCGAGGCGAGCGGCAGCATCCGGGCGGCCACTGCGATCAGCGTTTCCCGGGTCCAGATCTTGCGGGGACCGGGAGCCGCGACGAAGGCGGACACCACCTGGTG belongs to Verrucomicrobiia bacterium and includes:
- a CDS encoding DUF433 domain-containing protein, with amino-acid sequence MKPSARDELLRRIWIDPGRCGGKPCIRGHRIWVSLILDLLASGSPVEEILKDYPGLEREDIRACLAYGSEMTRERYVEIALEGHA